A genomic stretch from Erigeron canadensis isolate Cc75 chromosome 9, C_canadensis_v1, whole genome shotgun sequence includes:
- the LOC122583276 gene encoding uncharacterized protein LOC122583276: MKLWERVIEMRLRRVTKVAENQFGFMPGRSTMEAIHITRSLMEKYRERQKALHCAFLDLEKAYDSIPRQLIWRTLQAKGVTGRYMRVIKDMYDRARTGVRTPVGNTELFSVDMGLHQARSTEELNQRLEKWREALEDHGLCVSREKTEYLRCDFDNQDIRQNGDEVISNGGHILRPKESFRYLGSVIHKSGGIDEDVTHQIQVGWMKWRAATIVMCDKRIPLKLKGNFYRVAIRPTMLYGSECWGMTKAQAARVEVAEMRMLRWTYGKTLADRIPTGVFRAELEVGTIINKLREERLRWFGHVRSRDETAPLRRAESIHVDGIRRRGRPKMMWEDRLAKDLIELGLSEDMTSDKTTWRTRIRVEY; encoded by the exons ATGAAGCTATGGGAGAGAGTGATAGAGATGAGGCTTAGAAGGGTTACAAAGGTAGCAGAGAACCAATTCGGTTTTATGCCAGGTAGGTCGACAATGGAGGCTATTCACATCACCAGAAGCCTTATGGAGAAGTATAGGGAAAGACAAAAAGCGCTACACTGTGCCTTCCTAGATTTGGAAAAGGCATACGATAGTATACCACGACAGCTGATTTGGAGGACGCTACAAGCGAAAGGGGTTACCGGGAGATACATGAGGGTTATTAAGGATATGTACGATAGGGCGAGGACCGGTGTTCGAACCCCTGTGGGGAACACGGAACTTTTCTCGGTAGATATGGGCCTACACCAAG CGAGATCGACGGAGGAACTAAACCAGAGGCTAGAGAAATGGAGAGAAGCCCTTGAAGACCATGGTTTGTGTGTGAGCCGAGAAAAGACAGAATACCTTAGATGTGACTTCGATAACCAGGATATAAGACAAAATGGGGATGAGGTTATTAGCAATGGGGGCCACATATTGCGTCCGAAGGAGTCTTTTAGATACCTGGGATCAGTGATACACAAATCGGGGGGGATAGACGAAGACGTGACACATCAAATCCAAGTCGGATGGATGAAGTGGAGAGCAGCTACTATAGTCATGTGTGACAAGAGGATCCCGCTAAAGCTGAAAGGGAATTTTTATAGAGTGGCTATTAGACCGACTATGCTATACGGGTCAGAATGTTGGGGGATGACAAAAGCCCAAGCGGCTCGAGTAGAGGTGGCTGAGATGAGGATGTTAAGGTGGACTTATGGGAAGACCTTAGCAGACAGGATCCCGACGGGAGTTTTTAGAGCAgaacttgaagtagggaccatcattaacaagctaaggGAAGAGCGTTTGAGATGGTTTGGTCATGTTAGGAGTAGGGATGAAACTGCACCACTAAGGAGAGCGGAGTCTATTCATGTGGACGGCATACGAAGAAGGGGACGACCAAAGATGATGTGGGAGGATCGATTAGCGAAGGATCTAATAGAACTTGgcctgtcggaggacatgacgtcgGATAAGACGACatggagaactaggattagagtagaaTATTAG